DNA sequence from the Sphingobacteriales bacterium genome:
GAAGCAAACTTCTGAAAAATGCCTTTTTAGTGCTATTTCAACTTCGTTAATTTCAGGATTTTTAGGAACAACAAATTTCTGTCCCAATGCTGGGTCTATTGTTATTTTAATTGTTTTGCGGTCTTTCTTATTTAGATCTTTTTCCGTCATTGTCGTCCGAAGATTATTACACCTAACGTTCCGAAGTTTGGCGAAATCGCGATTTCGCCAAGTCACAGGAATAAATTTAGCTAAAACATTCTAATATGTTAATGCTTGAACTAAGAAAATAGCAGCCATTTTGAAAGGCTGCTGTTGTGTGCTATTTTATTTAGATTCATTTTCCTATACGATATATGCCCAATTATTGCCAATTATTTACTAAATCTATTAATTCTTGATCTGATAAATTTTCATAATTGTCTTTTTCTAATGCCGTCACAATATTAAGTTGCATTTGTTCACTTAAATTATATTCATCATAGCTAGGAATCATCTTTTCAGTAATACTTTCTGAATAGTAAAAATATGTTCTAAAACATCCATAATTAAAAAAACTATAAACAATTTCAAAATTAGTATTTTTGTTTTGTTTATAACTAAGTGGTCCAAAATATAAACTTCTAGAACCTATATTGTCTCTTATTAATCTTTCCTGAAACCATAATAAATCCATGCTGATTTCAAATTTTATGAAAAAATAATTCAATTTATTTTCCCCATCGAGAAACCTTATTAATTCTGGATTTATTGTAATATTATTTGTTGCGAGCCTGCAACAGAAGTTTTTTATAAAATACCTAAATACATTATGTTTTTGTTTGATGATGCAATCTGAAAATATTTTACTGAAATCTAACGACTCCGCTTCGATAATTGAACTTAAATTTGAATTTATATAGTTGATAAACGTTTCGTAAGCCTGATCTGCAGGTTGACTCTTTTCATTATTGCACTTTTGACACAATACGTTATTAAATTTTAAGTAATCAGAATTAGCACCTTGTATATTATATAATTTGTCATCACGGACTAGAACTGTTTTATCATTTAAACTTTGGCTTCTTTTCCCAAAATTATTTATTACGTCAGTTTTTTTGTATTTGTGTTCCCTTGAGTTAGCTAAACTACCACACCACCAACAAATAGTATCTGTTTTTTTTATTCGTATCATATTAAATGAAATTCACCCAACTTGTTCTTATGTCTGATTTAATCAGACTTAAACACCCAAAATCAGTTGTATAGACCTTTATATATCATCTCTCTTTCAAATATACGTAATAAATTTCAATAACATATGCGGTAGCTGGTGAATGAGTTTAGGATGGATAGTCAAAAATCCTTAACAAATCATTTAACCTCCTGCGTATCGCTAATACCGTATAACAGCTTACCTTTGCAGCGTAAAATCATTTCCGTGAAAAAAATCAAAGCAGCTCTTGTCTCCGTCTACTACAAAGACGGCCTGGACGTGTTAATCCATACCCTGGGGAAACAGCAGGTCACCTTTTACTCCACCGGCGGCACGCAGGCCTTTATCGAGGGGTTGGGCTATACGGTCATCCCCGTGGAGGAACTGACCTCTTATCCCAGCATACTGGGTGGCCGCGTGAAAACCCTGCACCCCAAGGTGTTTGGTGGCATCCTGGCGCGCCGTGAAAACCCGGAGGACCTGGAGCAGCTGAAACAATACGAGATTCCGGAAATTGACCTCGTGGTCGTGGATTTGTACCCTTTGAAGAAACGGTCAGAAATTATACGTCTCTGTTTGAAGGGGAAATTACCTCGGAAATCATCGAAAAGATTGATATCGGCGGCATTTCCCTGATACGGGCGGCAGCCAAGAATTTCAACGACACCGTGATCGTATCGCAAAAGAGCCAGTATGCAGAACTGGCGCAGGTGCTGGAAGAAAATCAGGGGCAGACCTCGCTGGAATTCCGCCAGCATTTTGCCCAACAGGCATTTGCCGTCAGTTCCCACTATGATACCCTGATTCACCGCTATTTCTCCCGTTCCGCCCCTTTTGATACGTTTAAGGAAAGTTACCTGAACGGAGAGGCATTGCGCTACGGCGAGAACCCGCACCAAAAGAGCTATTTCTACAACAATATCCACGAAGTGTTTGACATCCTGAACGGCAAGCAGTTGTCCTACAACAACCCTCGTGGACATCGATGCGGCGGTACACCTGATGGCGGAGTTTATAGAAACCACCTTTGCGGTGCTGAAACATACGAACGCCTGCGGCGTGGCTTCCAGAGCGACTACGGTGGAGGCCTGGAAAGCCGCACTGGCTGCCGACCCAGTTTCGGCTTTCGGCGGGGTACTCATTACGAATGCGACACTGGACGAAGCGACGGCGGCAGAAATCGACAAGCTGTTTTTTGAAGTGCTGATTGCGCCGGATTTTGAGCCGGAAGCCCTGCAGATACTGATGAAAAAGAAGAACCGCATCCTGCTGAAACAAAAAGGGACCGATTTCCCGTCCAGGCAGTTCAAATCCCTGCTGAACGGGGTGATTGCACAGGATTTTGATAAGAAGATAGAGTCGGCGGAAGAGCTGAAGACCGTCACCAAACGGACGCCTACCGCCGAACAGATAGAGGATTTGGTGTTTGCCAACAAGGTGGCCAAACACCTCAAGTCGAATACGATAGTACTCGCAAAAGGCAGGCAGCTGCTGGCGATGGGCTGCGGGCAGACTTCGAGGGTGGATGCGTTGCAGCAGGCTATCCACAAGGCACACTCGTTCGGCTTTGACCTGAACGGTGCGGTGATGGCGAGCGATGCGTTTTTCCCTTTTCCGGATTGCGTGGAAATAGCGGATAAAGCAGGTGTTTCGGCGTTCATCCATCCCGGCGGCAGCATCAAGGATCAGGATTCCATCGATTACTGTGATGCGCATCATCTGGTGATGGTGCTGACCGGTATACGCCATTTTAAACATTAATCCGTAACAAAGATTAAATTTTTGAGGAACGTTCTAGTTGTCATTTATAAAACGTATTTTTATCGTTTGATTTAATAAGTATAAGAAAGAATAGAAAATGGGATTTTTTAGTTTTCTGAATAAAGAGATTGCATTAGACCTTGGTACGGCAAATACGCTGATCATATACAGAGACCAGGTGGTGGTAGACGAACCGTCTATCGTGGCCGTTGATAAGAAAACGAATCAGGTGATTGCAGTGGGAAAGAAGGCGATGATGATGCACGAAAAGACACATGCCAACATCGAAACGATACGTCCGCTGAAAGACGGTGTGATTGCCGACTTTACCGCAGCGGAAGCGATGATACGTGGATTTATTTCCATGATAAATGATGGCAACAAATGGTTTCGCCCGTCGTTGACGATGGTGATCTGCATTCCATCGGGTATCACGGAGGTGGAGAAACGTGCAGTAGTGGAATCTGCGGAGCGCGCGAATGCGAGAGAACGCTATTTGATTCACGAACCGATGGCGGCGGCATTAGGTATAGGCCTCGATGTGGAAATGCCGGAAGGCAACATGATCATTGATATCGGCGGCGGTACGACGGAGATTGCGGTGATTGCCCTGTCAGGAATTGTAACCGATCAGTCTATCCGTGTGGCCGGTGACGAGTTTACACTGGATATCGTGGAGTATGTGAAAAGACAGCATAATATTTTAATCGGTGAACGTACGGCGGAGCCGGTGAAAATACATGTGGGTTCTGCCTTGCAGGATCTGGAAAATCCGCCGGAAGATTATGCCGTTCACGGAAGAGACTTGCTGACGGGCATTCCAAAACAGGTGACCGTTTCCTATTCGGAGATTGCAGGTTGCCTGGATAAATCCATTTCCAAGATTGAAGAAGCGGTGATGAAAGCGCTGGAGTCTACTCCGCCGGAACTGGCTTCGGATATCTATCGCAAAGGATTGTATCTGACGGGCGGTGGCGCGTTGTTGCGTGGCCTGGATAAACGGATTGCCATGAAAACAAAACTGCCGGTACAGGTGGCGGATGATCCGCTTCGTGCCGTTGTACGGGGTACCGGAATCGCATTGAAAAACAGAGACCGTTTTACCTTCCTGATGAGTTAAACGAATGCGCAGCATATATTTTCTTCTTTCCAGGTTTCATGTACTCTTCCTGTTTGTACTGATGGAAATCTTTAGTCTTTATCTTATTTATCAGTCACACAAATATCAGGAAGTGACATTCCTGAACACCTCCAATAACCTTGCCGGTAAGGTGGTAGGATTTGCCAATAGCTTTTATACGTTTATAAATCTAGGCAACACGAACAGGGAGTTGACAGAAGAAAATACCCGCCTGAAAAAAAGGATACGATACCGGAATACTTATCCTGCAGATACCGCACTTCCGGAACAATCGGAGTCTTACAGCTTTGAATATATTCCTGCAAAAATTGTCAATAACAGTATCAGTAAAAGCATTAACTACATAACACTGAACAAAGGCAGTAAAGACGGTATTCAGAAAGGTTGGGGTGTGGTCAGCAGCAACGGTGTGGTGGGTATTGTGACGAATGTTTCTGAAAATTTTTCTCTGGTGATGTCTGTCTTAAGTGTAAAGATGCTGGTGAGTGTCCGTCATAAGAACACGAATGCGTTGGGTAACCTGAGTTGGAACGGCAAAAGTCCGGCATTGCTGCAGATTCAGAATATCAGCAAAACACTTCCCGTCAAGAAGAACGATACCATTGTAACGGCGGGATTTTCCTCCATATTTCCACCGGATATTATAGTCGGAAAAGTGAAGCGCTTCAGCCCGGATGAAAGTTCCAGTTTTTATGAAGTGGATATAGAACCTACGAATGCCATTAGCCGGCTGAGTTATGTGTATGTCGTTAAGAACAGTAAAAAGAAAGAAATTGATGCATTGGAATCAAACGCATTGAATGAATAACAAGTTTATACTCACCAATATCATTCGGTTTGCGGTGCTCATGGCGCTGCAGGTATTGCTGTTGAATGAACTGCCGTTGGGACGTGCCTATATCATGATTTATCCGCTGGCGATTTTGCTGTTGCCTGTATTTACCCCCAGGCTCGCCGTGCTGGTGCTTGCCTTCCTTACCGGACTCATTATTGATATGTTCAGCAACGGTGGAGGCCTGCATACGGCATCGCTCACACTCATCGGTTACGGCCGCAGTTACATACTCGATACGTTTCAGCCACGCTCCGGCTGGACAAACTGGATGTTCCCAATCTTTCACAGCAGGGCGTCACCTGGTTTTTTCTATTATACGCTGATTGGTTTCTCCATCCACCATCTTGCGTATTTCTTTCTCGAGGTTTTCTCGTTTGCCAATTTTTTCCCCACTATCTTTAAGACACTCATCAGCTTGTTCGGTACATTGTTATTGGTATGGATGATCAGTTTGTTTTTTATGAAGGATATCAAAGAATAATTTTACATGCAACGAGGGAATGAAAGCGGCATTTTAGAGAAAGCGATTTATATCGCCGCGTTTATCCTGATTGTCCGTTTATTCTTTTTACAGGTTCTCACACCGGGATACAAACTGAAAGCGCATGATAATGTCGTGAAGAAAGTAACGATTTATCCGTCACGCGGACTTATCATAGACAGGAATGGTAAAATCATTGTGTATAATGATGCCGTTTATGATATCCTCATACAATGGAATATTACAAAGGATTTAGATACGCTTAAGTTATGTGAATTGCTGAATACCAGCATGGACTTTGCCCGTAAGAAACTGGATGAAATCAAACGAACAACGCCCAATAAACCTACTACACTTATCAAATTGCTGGATCCGCAAACGTTTGCCCGTTTTCAGGAACATCTTTTTGAATTTCCGTCCATCTCCTTCCAAACCCGTACCGTACGGCGCTATCCGTATCACGGCGGTGCGGCGCTCTTGGGTTATCTGAGTGAGGTAACGGAAAATAATATTGCAAATTCGGAAGGCTATTACGAGCTGGGGGATTATATGGGTACCACCGGGCTGGAATATTTTTATGATGAATGGCTGAGAGGAGAGAAGGGGTATAGCTTTCAGGTGGTCGATGTGAAAAATACCTATAAGGGGAAATATAAAGACGGGAAGGACGACAAGATTCCGGTAGCCGGCTGGGATTTGGTATCCGGCATAGATGCGGAACTGCAGGCGTACGGGGAAAAACTGATGCAGGGGAAAGTGGGTGGCATAGTGGCTATCGAGCCTTCCACCGGCGAAATACTGGCGTATGTCAGCAGTCCGGGATACGACCCGAATATCCTGACCGGCAGATACCGGCGTCATAATTTTAATGTGTTGTTCAAGGATTATTATAAACCATTGTTAAACCGCCCGATTCAGGCGATGTATCCGCCGGGGTCCACCTTCAAGGCAGGTGCGGCTTTAGTGATGCTGCAGGAAAATATCCATGGAGAAAAATGGTCGTGGTTCTGTCCGGGAGGATACAGGGTGGGCAATCATGTGGTGAAATGTCACGGCGTTCATGGTATCCCTGATGTGGAAACCGCCCTGCAGTATTCCTGCAATTCTTATTTCTGTAAGATTTACAATGACTTTATCATGGACTCCGTTTTTGCTGCGCCGGAAATTGGATATCAGAAATGGTGGGATATGACGAGTCAGTTTGGATATGGCAAGAAAATCGGTATTGACCTCGCCGGCGAAAAGAAGGGTAATTTACCGACCGTAAAATATTATAACAAAGTATTCGGTGCGGGCAGATGGAAGGCATCCACGGTGATATCAAATTCCATCGGTCAGGGCGAAGTTTTGGCTACTCCGCTGCAGATAGCGAATGCCATGGTCATCATAGCAAACAAAGGATTTTATATTACGCCTAAGATTTGCCGGTTCCTGAAGAAGGATGATAAATACAGGAAACCAAAGAAAGTAAAGATTGTTACGACCATTGATTCTGTCTATTACAGATATGTTACGGACGGATTGGAAAAAGTGGTACTGGCGGGTACCGCGCGGGTTGCACAGATTCCGGGGATTTCATTTTGCGGCAAAACGGGTACGGCACAGAACCCGCATGGAAAAGACCACTCTATTTTTGCCGGATTCGGACCAAAAGAAAATCCTAAGATTGCCATTGCGGTATTTGTCGAAAATGCCGGATTCGGGGCGACCTATGCAGCACCTATTGCATCGCTGATGGTGGAGAAATATTTGAACGACACCATCGCAAAAAAAAGAATACCGCTCGAAGAACGGATGATCAGCATACACCTGATGAAGACAGTATCGGAAATCAAGAACCTGAAATCCGCCGGACAGCAGAAGCAGGATTCCATAGCCAGGATAAAGGCGAAGAAAGATTCTGTCATACGGGATAGATTCAGGCAGGATTCTGTCAAGGCAGCAAAACTGAAAGCACAAAAGGAACTTAAACAGATAAGTGATTCTACTGCCAATTCTCCGAAAATTAAAAATGTGTATCCCTAATGGCGAATAATAAAAGAGCATAT
Encoded proteins:
- a CDS encoding rod shape-determining protein yields the protein MGFFSFLNKEIALDLGTANTLIIYRDQVVVDEPSIVAVDKKTNQVIAVGKKAMMMHEKTHANIETIRPLKDGVIADFTAAEAMIRGFISMINDGNKWFRPSLTMVICIPSGITEVEKRAVVESAERANARERYLIHEPMAAALGIGLDVEMPEGNMIIDIGGGTTEIAVIALSGIVTDQSIRVAGDEFTLDIVEYVKRQHNILIGERTAEPVKIHVGSALQDLENPPEDYAVHGRDLLTGIPKQVTVSYSEIAGCLDKSISKIEEAVMKALESTPPELASDIYRKGLYLTGGGALLRGLDKRIAMKTKLPVQVADDPLRAVVRGTGIALKNRDRFTFLMS
- the mreC gene encoding rod shape-determining protein MreC — encoded protein: MRSIYFLLSRFHVLFLFVLMEIFSLYLIYQSHKYQEVTFLNTSNNLAGKVVGFANSFYTFINLGNTNRELTEENTRLKKRIRYRNTYPADTALPEQSESYSFEYIPAKIVNNSISKSINYITLNKGSKDGIQKGWGVVSSNGVVGIVTNVSENFSLVMSVLSVKMLVSVRHKNTNALGNLSWNGKSPALLQIQNISKTLPVKKNDTIVTAGFSSIFPPDIIVGKVKRFSPDESSSFYEVDIEPTNAISRLSYVYVVKNSKKKEIDALESNALNE
- the mrdA gene encoding penicillin-binding protein 2; the protein is MQRGNESGILEKAIYIAAFILIVRLFFLQVLTPGYKLKAHDNVVKKVTIYPSRGLIIDRNGKIIVYNDAVYDILIQWNITKDLDTLKLCELLNTSMDFARKKLDEIKRTTPNKPTTLIKLLDPQTFARFQEHLFEFPSISFQTRTVRRYPYHGGAALLGYLSEVTENNIANSEGYYELGDYMGTTGLEYFYDEWLRGEKGYSFQVVDVKNTYKGKYKDGKDDKIPVAGWDLVSGIDAELQAYGEKLMQGKVGGIVAIEPSTGEILAYVSSPGYDPNILTGRYRRHNFNVLFKDYYKPLLNRPIQAMYPPGSTFKAGAALVMLQENIHGEKWSWFCPGGYRVGNHVVKCHGVHGIPDVETALQYSCNSYFCKIYNDFIMDSVFAAPEIGYQKWWDMTSQFGYGKKIGIDLAGEKKGNLPTVKYYNKVFGAGRWKASTVISNSIGQGEVLATPLQIANAMVIIANKGFYITPKICRFLKKDDKYRKPKKVKIVTTIDSVYYRYVTDGLEKVVLAGTARVAQIPGISFCGKTGTAQNPHGKDHSIFAGFGPKENPKIAIAVFVENAGFGATYAAPIASLMVEKYLNDTIAKKRIPLEERMISIHLMKTVSEIKNLKSAGQQKQDSIARIKAKKDSVIRDRFRQDSVKAAKLKAQKELKQISDSTANSPKIKNVYP